Proteins co-encoded in one Christiangramia fulva genomic window:
- a CDS encoding chloride channel protein, whose translation MKKKTIKKGYYSLMLGSILVGILATLLGYSLKKITAFSEEFLIGELRHVPLLYIVAPVIGIGLIYLFRKYLFRGRKNKGIKEIFQTLKYRKDELPFYKVPSHYINGFFTVVFGGSTGIEVSTVVATAALGASIYRKDSVANIYKTELVSAGVAAGITVLFGSPIAGFLFAVEVISRKLTKTMILSCAIAAFLAWIFVFFFDSKPLFDLSVTHYKVEAIPFMIVLSLLAGMVAVYFTKSVIFIKERFSGMNKLLRVLSSALLLGVAIFFLPALYGDSYHALVPLITTFSKNFSMGSIGFLFLLVLLKPLAASITLGAGGDGGVFAPSIVTGAFLGIMLALFCNYFFGTHLIVLNFALIGAAAMLSAAIHAPLTSLFLTCTIVAQGFILFLPVLLGVFVAKQVAVYLCEYNVYTYRRKKPPISFR comes from the coding sequence ATGAAAAAGAAAACCATTAAAAAGGGCTATTATAGCCTTATGCTGGGTTCCATACTGGTGGGGATTTTAGCGACCCTTCTGGGATACAGTCTAAAGAAAATTACCGCTTTTTCCGAGGAATTTTTAATAGGAGAATTGCGACATGTTCCTTTGCTTTACATTGTTGCGCCGGTCATAGGAATCGGTCTAATTTATTTATTTAGGAAGTATCTCTTCCGCGGAAGAAAGAACAAAGGGATCAAGGAGATCTTTCAAACCCTGAAATACCGCAAGGATGAATTGCCCTTCTACAAAGTACCTTCCCATTATATCAATGGTTTTTTTACGGTGGTCTTTGGAGGTTCTACGGGTATAGAGGTGTCTACGGTAGTGGCTACGGCAGCCTTAGGAGCTTCGATATACAGAAAAGATTCGGTTGCCAATATTTACAAAACTGAACTGGTTTCAGCCGGGGTAGCGGCAGGCATTACCGTATTGTTTGGAAGTCCAATTGCCGGATTTCTTTTTGCGGTGGAGGTAATCTCCAGAAAACTAACGAAGACCATGATCTTAAGTTGTGCGATAGCAGCTTTCCTGGCATGGATATTCGTCTTCTTTTTTGATAGTAAGCCTCTTTTTGATCTCAGCGTCACTCATTATAAAGTGGAAGCGATTCCTTTTATGATCGTCCTCAGCCTGCTGGCAGGGATGGTCGCGGTGTATTTCACCAAAAGCGTCATCTTTATTAAAGAAAGATTTTCCGGCATGAATAAGCTTCTCAGGGTACTTAGCAGTGCGCTATTGCTTGGAGTGGCCATTTTCTTTTTACCGGCCCTTTATGGTGATAGTTACCATGCCCTGGTTCCACTAATTACCACGTTCAGCAAGAATTTTTCCATGGGAAGTATCGGGTTTTTATTTTTACTGGTTCTGTTGAAACCTTTGGCAGCCTCCATTACCCTGGGTGCTGGTGGTGATGGAGGAGTGTTCGCACCGAGTATTGTCACTGGTGCTTTTCTAGGGATCATGCTTGCACTTTTTTGTAATTATTTTTTCGGTACGCACCTTATAGTGCTAAATTTTGCCCTGATAGGAGCTGCCGCAATGCTAAGCGCCGCAATTCATGCACCTCTTACGTCTTTGTTCTTAACTTGTACTATCGTTGCCCAGGGATTCATTCTTTTTCTACCTGTGTTGTTAGGAGTATTCGTAGCTAAACAAGTAGCTGTTTATCTATGTGAATATAATGTATATACCTACCGAAGAAAGAAGCCTCCAATCTCTTTCAGGTAA
- a CDS encoding DUF488 domain-containing protein, with product MAKNLKLKTKRIYENPANNDGYRLLVDRIWPRGISKEKAQLDEWNKDLAPSDDLRKWFGHQEEKFQEFKERYRKELENCEEELERLREMSKKKRICILYGAKDKEHNQAVVLKDVLESK from the coding sequence ATGGCTAAAAATTTAAAATTGAAGACTAAACGGATTTATGAAAACCCGGCTAATAATGATGGATATAGACTCTTGGTAGACAGGATCTGGCCACGAGGGATTTCCAAAGAAAAAGCCCAGTTGGATGAATGGAATAAAGATCTGGCTCCATCCGATGATCTTCGAAAATGGTTTGGCCACCAGGAGGAGAAATTTCAGGAATTCAAAGAACGTTACCGAAAGGAGCTGGAAAATTGCGAGGAGGAGCTTGAACGCCTTAGAGAAATGTCTAAGAAAAAAAGGATTTGCATCTTATATGGCGCTAAGGACAAAGAACATAACCAGGCGGTAGTTCTCAAAGATGTCCTGGAATCTAAATAA
- a CDS encoding ketopantoate reductase family protein: MNILVYGIGGVGGYFGAKLATTKHHITFIARGAHMEAISRNGISVKSILGDFHSHPNLVTDDLNEIQAPDLVIFGVKSWQLADAAKNLKPYVKPDTIFLPLQNGVRNSEILIEYFSSQQILGGLCNLISYIEAPGVIRHTDFVPTITFGELTNKKTKRLKALSKLFDQADIKNIIAEDIQREIWKKFLFICTISGLGGLTRVPIGKMRDSRYLSEIMENTANEILFLAQAKGINLSTDDVAKVFKIIADQDPESTASTQRDLMNGRPSELETFNGYVVHEAQKENISVPVNTFIYECLSPMERMAREKTPS; this comes from the coding sequence ATGAATATTTTAGTTTACGGAATCGGGGGCGTGGGAGGCTATTTTGGTGCAAAACTGGCGACTACTAAACACCATATCACTTTCATTGCAAGAGGAGCGCACATGGAAGCTATTAGCCGGAATGGGATAAGCGTGAAAAGCATTCTGGGTGATTTTCATTCCCATCCCAACCTGGTCACTGATGATCTTAACGAGATACAGGCTCCAGATTTGGTTATTTTTGGGGTAAAAAGCTGGCAATTGGCCGATGCCGCAAAAAATTTAAAACCTTATGTAAAACCTGATACTATTTTTCTTCCATTACAAAATGGAGTGAGAAATTCCGAAATACTAATAGAGTATTTTTCTTCGCAGCAAATCTTAGGTGGACTTTGTAACCTTATTAGTTATATCGAGGCGCCAGGGGTAATCCGCCATACAGACTTTGTTCCAACGATAACTTTTGGTGAACTCACCAACAAGAAAACAAAACGGCTAAAAGCCCTAAGCAAATTATTTGACCAGGCGGATATAAAAAATATAATCGCAGAGGATATCCAGCGTGAAATATGGAAAAAATTTCTATTTATATGTACCATTAGCGGGTTGGGCGGACTTACACGTGTACCTATTGGAAAAATGAGAGATAGCCGCTATCTATCCGAGATTATGGAAAATACTGCAAATGAAATTTTATTTCTTGCCCAGGCTAAAGGAATAAATTTGAGTACAGATGATGTCGCTAAAGTTTTCAAGATCATTGCTGATCAGGATCCTGAAAGCACTGCCTCTACTCAACGCGACCTAATGAATGGTCGTCCTTCTGAATTAGAAACCTTTAACGGCTATGTTGTCCATGAGGCACAAAAAGAAAATATTTCAGTACCTGTGAATACATTTATATATGAATGCCTATCGCCTATGGAACGAATGGCACGAGAAAAAACACCTTCTTAA
- a CDS encoding single-stranded DNA-binding protein yields the protein MRTIRNKVQLIGNVGNPPEIRNLESGKKVASFSLATNYNYRTSSGEKVQETQWHNLVAWGKAAEIIETHVGKGKEIAVEGKLSSRSYEDQEGVKRYVTEIMVSEILLLGNKPSEN from the coding sequence ATGAGAACTATCAGAAACAAAGTACAGCTTATCGGAAACGTGGGAAACCCTCCTGAAATCCGAAACCTTGAAAGTGGTAAGAAAGTAGCCTCCTTTTCACTGGCCACTAATTACAACTACCGCACCTCAAGCGGAGAAAAAGTGCAGGAAACTCAATGGCACAACCTGGTAGCCTGGGGAAAAGCCGCTGAGATTATCGAAACTCATGTAGGCAAAGGCAAAGAAATTGCCGTAGAAGGAAAATTATCTTCAAGATCCTATGAAGATCAGGAAGGAGTTAAACGCTATGTAACCGAAATAATGGTTTCGGAAATCCTCCTTTTAGGGAATAAACCCTCTGAGAATTAA
- a CDS encoding JAB domain-containing protein gives MKTKVNEISLKYLGNFKIAEAPKISSSYDAKEVFYKSWDKDRIGLQESFKVMLLNNANRIKGIFEVSTGGITGTLVDLRIVFAVALKSMSTGIIIAHNHPSGTLYPSQADKQLTKKIKNASEFLDVKLLDHLILTPDGDYFSFADEAIL, from the coding sequence ATGAAAACCAAAGTTAATGAAATATCGCTCAAATACCTCGGGAATTTTAAAATCGCAGAGGCTCCGAAAATTAGTTCCTCCTACGACGCGAAAGAGGTATTTTATAAAAGCTGGGACAAAGATAGGATCGGCCTACAGGAATCTTTTAAAGTAATGCTCCTTAACAATGCCAACCGAATTAAAGGCATCTTCGAAGTATCTACCGGTGGCATTACCGGGACTTTAGTAGATCTTCGCATCGTTTTTGCAGTGGCACTAAAGTCTATGAGTACAGGCATTATCATTGCCCATAACCATCCCTCCGGCACGCTCTATCCCAGCCAGGCCGATAAGCAGCTTACTAAAAAGATCAAAAACGCTTCGGAGTTTCTCGATGTGAAGCTTCTGGATCACCTGATCCTTACGCCTGACGGTGATTATTTCTCCTTTGCCGATGAAGCTATTTTATAA
- a CDS encoding BfmA/BtgA family mobilization protein: MDTTFEKEGFTTLKIKVSVAQKFRQYSREMGKSQSLTLLLMLEFFFYNNISPTESLGPRMQTLETSIKKRINAMIAIIRDIEQNQTIPTKGMLEALFSELPGQNQKKAINSFQEAFKNLNSGSATPPSPPEIDHKDIRNILRNIELVQPTFGKPYLKIKLSPKEVNNLKSKYHVYHN; this comes from the coding sequence ATGGATACAACATTTGAAAAAGAAGGTTTTACAACCTTAAAAATTAAAGTCTCGGTAGCTCAAAAATTCAGGCAATACAGCCGGGAGATGGGAAAATCTCAATCCCTAACGTTACTCCTGATGCTGGAATTCTTTTTTTATAACAACATCTCACCTACAGAATCCCTGGGACCGCGGATGCAAACACTGGAAACCTCCATCAAAAAAAGAATTAATGCCATGATTGCCATCATCCGCGATATCGAGCAAAATCAAACCATTCCTACCAAAGGAATGTTAGAAGCTTTATTTTCCGAACTCCCTGGGCAAAACCAAAAGAAAGCCATCAACTCCTTTCAGGAAGCTTTTAAAAACTTAAACAGCGGTTCTGCAACACCTCCGTCGCCCCCTGAAATTGATCATAAGGACATTCGAAATATCCTCAGAAATATTGAACTCGTCCAACCCACTTTTGGCAAACCCTACCTGAAAATCAAACTATCCCCCAAAGAAGTCAATAATCTTAAATCTAAATACCATGTATATCACAATTAG
- the mobB gene encoding MobB family relaxase produces MYITISPQKLGDSYSTSVADFVEYLEKENKELHSDHQELFFSQDLELISPKEVVREIDANTAKLKTTEPRYYSLTINPSQRELKHIGNDPEKLKNYVRTLMKDYASCFNREINGRPIQASDILYFGKLEYARTYKGTDREIHENAPYSNRIAKLRNEIRKVDRGELIGSIKALEKEILQLQKEAPHKLDGKMIEQGMQKPGSQTHVHLIVSRKDRSNSVSLSPGSKYKASEVKLQGRIVKRGFDRDRFFQKAEERFDKQFGYRRNYVEAYTSRKNLQHNPKLYYSKLLQLPVSERKLAMQLIKLPAQTLPPIPNAQIRLAIKQLKKALEIGMRSGSIGY; encoded by the coding sequence ATGTATATCACAATTAGTCCCCAAAAACTCGGCGATTCCTACTCGACCAGTGTAGCTGATTTTGTCGAATACCTGGAAAAGGAAAATAAAGAGCTTCACTCCGACCACCAGGAACTTTTCTTTTCCCAGGATCTGGAACTTATATCTCCCAAAGAAGTGGTTCGCGAAATCGATGCAAATACCGCCAAACTCAAAACCACAGAACCCCGCTATTACTCCTTAACAATAAATCCTTCCCAACGGGAACTCAAGCATATTGGAAACGATCCTGAAAAATTAAAAAACTACGTTAGAACACTGATGAAAGACTATGCCTCCTGCTTTAACCGGGAGATTAATGGCCGACCTATCCAGGCCTCAGATATCCTGTATTTCGGCAAACTAGAATATGCGCGCACCTACAAAGGAACCGATCGGGAAATACATGAAAATGCTCCTTACTCCAACCGCATCGCCAAACTCCGTAATGAGATCCGGAAAGTGGATCGCGGAGAGCTAATAGGATCTATCAAAGCACTGGAAAAAGAAATATTGCAACTTCAAAAAGAAGCTCCCCATAAACTGGATGGGAAAATGATCGAGCAGGGGATGCAAAAGCCCGGTTCCCAAACCCACGTTCACCTCATTGTAAGTCGAAAGGATCGCTCCAACAGTGTCAGCCTCTCTCCGGGCAGTAAATACAAAGCTTCGGAAGTTAAATTACAGGGACGCATCGTGAAAAGGGGCTTTGACCGGGACCGGTTTTTTCAAAAAGCTGAAGAACGCTTTGATAAACAATTCGGGTATCGCCGCAATTACGTGGAAGCTTATACCTCCCGGAAAAACCTGCAGCATAATCCTAAGCTGTATTATTCTAAACTCTTGCAATTACCAGTTTCAGAAAGAAAACTGGCCATGCAGCTAATTAAACTACCAGCCCAGACCTTACCTCCTATTCCCAATGCGCAAATCAGGCTGGCCATCAAACAGCTAAAAAAAGCCCTGGAAATAGGAATGCGCTCAGGCTCTATTGGATACTAA
- a CDS encoding type IV secretory system conjugative DNA transfer family protein, with translation MYVVIFFAYSISGAAFWAYSKMYRKSLLVNLILCLFIYYLLNQGIVANLYLAACFTLPLLLETLIIYAIQEQVDEILAPKYQVPFLLQNGQFQIQNLRRGVSITGAAGSGKTESVIYNFLKHLHKYQFCGIIHDYKNFELTELAYPLYRKSNIPFYIIAFDPIFHRVNPIAPHYLPDEESVNEVARVLMENLLEQKDQFASGSSRFFNDAVEGILSGLIWKLRTYHPSCCTLPHLIATYQLMTSEQLISFLSSDFTSRGMADAFISGIDSERQTAAVKGTLANAFKKISTRKIFYTLSGHDIPLDINNRENPSVVSIVNNPKLDSAYSPVIATIIHTIIKQMSVRNRESSFLLIEEAPTIRLLNMHRIPATLRSYDIATIYVMQDKIQNDLLYGEKASKAILSNLSYQFFGKANDPATARYYEQFFELIHKEMISVSQSRSMNFDTRITRSQREVSKRRADLFFRLKPGQFVAYADGKEKLIQFKRQQLSKSLPSKFRHPGREDIEQNFKKIYQEAVALISSL, from the coding sequence ATGTATGTAGTTATTTTCTTTGCCTATTCCATTTCAGGTGCCGCCTTCTGGGCCTATTCCAAAATGTACCGCAAATCGCTTCTTGTAAATCTCATCCTGTGCCTGTTCATCTATTATTTGCTGAACCAGGGAATTGTAGCAAACCTTTACCTGGCAGCTTGCTTTACTCTGCCCCTGTTGTTAGAAACACTTATTATATATGCTATTCAGGAGCAGGTTGATGAAATACTCGCTCCTAAATACCAGGTTCCCTTTTTGCTTCAAAACGGCCAGTTTCAGATCCAAAATCTTAGGCGGGGCGTTTCCATCACAGGTGCAGCCGGGAGCGGCAAGACCGAAAGCGTGATCTATAATTTTTTGAAACACCTCCATAAATACCAGTTCTGCGGTATCATCCACGACTATAAAAATTTTGAACTGACCGAGCTAGCTTATCCTTTATACCGAAAATCCAACATTCCCTTTTATATCATCGCTTTCGATCCCATCTTCCACCGGGTCAATCCTATTGCTCCACATTACCTGCCCGATGAAGAAAGTGTCAATGAAGTAGCCCGGGTGCTCATGGAAAACCTGCTGGAGCAAAAGGATCAGTTTGCCTCCGGTTCCTCCCGTTTTTTTAATGATGCCGTGGAAGGAATTCTTAGCGGCCTGATCTGGAAGCTTCGCACCTACCATCCTTCCTGCTGCACCCTGCCGCATTTAATTGCCACCTACCAGCTCATGACCAGTGAACAGCTCATCAGCTTTCTTAGTTCGGATTTTACTTCCCGGGGCATGGCCGATGCTTTTATAAGCGGAATAGACTCGGAAAGACAGACCGCGGCGGTGAAGGGAACGCTTGCCAATGCCTTTAAAAAGATCAGTACCCGAAAGATCTTCTACACCCTTTCAGGACATGACATTCCCCTGGACATCAATAACCGGGAAAATCCTTCTGTGGTTTCCATAGTAAATAACCCAAAACTGGACTCCGCCTATTCCCCGGTCATCGCCACCATCATCCACACCATCATTAAACAAATGAGCGTTCGAAACCGTGAAAGCTCTTTTTTACTTATAGAGGAAGCACCCACCATTCGCCTGTTAAACATGCACCGGATCCCTGCTACCTTAAGAAGCTATGATATTGCTACCATTTACGTGATGCAGGATAAAATTCAGAATGACCTGCTTTACGGGGAAAAAGCCAGTAAGGCTATCCTTAGCAACCTCTCTTACCAGTTCTTTGGAAAAGCGAATGATCCCGCCACTGCCCGTTATTATGAGCAATTTTTCGAACTAATCCATAAGGAAATGATCAGCGTGAGCCAGAGCCGGTCCATGAACTTTGATACGCGAATCACCCGCTCCCAGCGGGAAGTTTCCAAAAGAAGAGCGGATCTCTTTTTTCGATTAAAACCTGGCCAGTTTGTAGCCTATGCGGATGGAAAAGAAAAGTTGATACAATTTAAAAGGCAGCAATTATCAAAATCACTGCCTTCGAAATTTCGACATCCCGGTAGGGAAGATATCGAACAAAATTTTAAAAAAATATACCAGGAGGCCGTAGCCCTTATTTCGTCTTTGTAA
- a CDS encoding DUF4138 domain-containing protein, whose product MKNVLILLLLVLGIKAGHSQNPAILYCNERQNVAVVLPSPISSAITGSEDFLFSYNQSATDTLGLLQGRKGRPGNLFIRTSDGQLYAFLLKYKDSLPTFTYFIQAPLPETPKESKESEMLLETSKRSERAVSDSLYGLLCSSFLKIHKEKRPLATTRKYHVTFRMRDLQYLQDRVYVSFEIDNLSGIDFDLNQVAMNVVQGNKKRKSSYQEIHLEPIYEYKKPGLIAAGKKRYFMQAYQKFTLDAQQHLEIRIDEKKGNRYLDLKVSSRKLNKPFLLK is encoded by the coding sequence ATGAAAAATGTTTTGATCTTATTATTATTGGTTCTCGGTATCAAGGCCGGGCATTCTCAAAACCCTGCAATACTTTACTGCAATGAAAGGCAGAATGTGGCGGTTGTGTTGCCTTCACCAATTTCCAGTGCTATTACCGGCTCCGAAGATTTTTTGTTTTCTTATAACCAGAGCGCTACAGATACCCTGGGTTTACTCCAGGGTAGAAAGGGAAGACCCGGCAACCTTTTTATCAGAACTAGTGATGGACAACTGTATGCTTTTCTCTTAAAGTATAAAGATAGTCTTCCCACTTTTACCTATTTTATTCAAGCACCACTTCCAGAAACACCAAAAGAAAGTAAGGAATCTGAAATGCTTTTAGAGACATCGAAAAGATCCGAAAGGGCTGTTTCTGATTCTTTATATGGATTATTGTGCAGTTCTTTTCTGAAGATCCATAAAGAAAAAAGACCCTTGGCCACTACACGAAAATACCATGTAACTTTTCGCATGCGGGACCTGCAATACCTGCAGGATAGGGTATACGTAAGCTTTGAAATTGACAACCTATCGGGTATTGATTTTGATCTTAACCAGGTAGCAATGAATGTGGTTCAGGGGAATAAAAAGCGAAAAAGCTCCTATCAGGAAATTCATCTGGAGCCAATTTATGAATATAAAAAACCGGGACTTATTGCGGCTGGTAAGAAGCGGTATTTTATGCAGGCCTATCAGAAGTTTACCCTCGATGCGCAGCAGCATCTTGAAATTAGGATAGATGAAAAAAAGGGAAACCGATATCTGGATTTAAAGGTAAGTAGTCGCAAGCTGAATAAACCCTTTCTCCTGAAATAA
- the traM gene encoding conjugative transposon protein TraM, which yields MTINKRKMVFGGCILIILVLMVVYWIAIFGSPAEDQPSLEKTSVPQMQQEPEQFSSRREAVDKLREKKPSTAPSIYDESLLDSSGTYDPYLKEKEKLKLMDSVLASGPEEYDYDLPQEIIQTKEVTPVSIDTTAPVKTLENIPGHGHGEFFLPQPSQPKPSQVRIRAAVNGDQVVRKDQRLELRLSESYQGEGFSLEKNAILYAQCNFKANRLLLTVFPVGDLKKPLEAYDLSDGQKGIYIENSFRSRATTEVLDDVIQDINISGVPQVRGIKGLFQRDNRSVKVKVLHQYQLILKPVL from the coding sequence ATGACAATCAATAAAAGAAAAATGGTCTTTGGCGGATGTATTTTGATCATCCTGGTTCTGATGGTGGTCTACTGGATCGCTATCTTCGGAAGCCCTGCTGAGGATCAGCCCTCCCTGGAGAAAACAAGCGTACCCCAGATGCAACAGGAGCCGGAACAGTTTAGTAGCAGGCGGGAGGCCGTGGACAAGCTGAGGGAGAAGAAACCCTCGACAGCGCCGAGTATATATGATGAGAGCCTGCTGGATTCCAGTGGAACTTATGATCCGTATTTAAAAGAAAAAGAGAAGCTGAAATTAATGGATAGTGTCCTCGCAAGTGGTCCTGAGGAATATGACTATGATCTTCCGCAGGAGATCATCCAAACGAAAGAAGTGACGCCCGTATCCATTGATACCACAGCTCCAGTAAAAACGTTGGAAAACATTCCCGGCCACGGGCATGGGGAGTTTTTTTTACCACAGCCATCTCAGCCAAAACCTTCGCAAGTTAGGATTCGAGCCGCGGTAAACGGGGACCAGGTGGTCAGGAAGGATCAGCGGCTGGAGCTTCGACTGTCAGAGTCCTATCAGGGAGAAGGTTTCTCGCTGGAAAAAAATGCTATTCTTTACGCCCAGTGTAATTTTAAAGCCAACCGGCTACTACTGACGGTATTTCCGGTAGGGGATTTAAAGAAGCCTTTGGAAGCTTATGATCTTTCGGATGGACAAAAGGGCATTTATATCGAAAACAGTTTCCGAAGTCGTGCCACCACGGAGGTTCTGGACGATGTCATCCAGGATATCAATATCTCCGGGGTTCCCCAGGTAAGGGGAATTAAAGGACTGTTCCAGAGAGACAACCGTAGTGTGAAAGTCAAAGTCCTTCACCAGTATCAATTAATCTTAAAACCAGTGTTATGA
- a CDS encoding conjugal transfer protein TraK: MKTPYMHIYKILRLNRFVVLTVLLISFGSSVISMVQVRKAYKELLNKAFVVNSDGSVVPISLVDQRENLEVEARAHLELFHRYFYDLSTSNYEAHLEKALWLGNSSVDEAYRQKKADGVYNRLLQYSLVQRVTSIQSELDLSAAPFAFRTVVHFEVNRGSTTDRYELITTGYLVRVDRNFPKNPHGLLITDFFENSLKKLQDDNQ; encoded by the coding sequence ATGAAAACCCCTTATATGCATATTTATAAAATCTTAAGACTGAACCGGTTTGTGGTGCTTACGGTGCTTCTGATATCCTTTGGCAGCAGTGTGATCTCCATGGTGCAGGTACGCAAGGCTTATAAAGAACTATTGAACAAAGCCTTTGTGGTGAATTCTGATGGAAGTGTCGTACCTATTTCGCTGGTAGACCAGCGGGAAAACCTGGAGGTGGAAGCCCGGGCACACCTGGAACTTTTTCACCGGTATTTTTACGATCTCAGCACCAGTAACTATGAGGCCCACCTGGAGAAAGCCTTATGGCTTGGGAATAGTTCTGTAGATGAGGCCTACCGGCAGAAAAAAGCCGATGGCGTCTATAACCGCCTGCTTCAATACTCCCTGGTGCAGCGGGTAACCAGCATCCAATCCGAACTGGATTTAAGTGCAGCGCCTTTTGCTTTTCGCACGGTCGTTCATTTCGAGGTAAACCGGGGAAGTACTACCGATAGGTATGAACTCATTACTACCGGCTACCTGGTTCGGGTAGATCGCAATTTTCCTAAGAATCCGCATGGATTACTTATTACCGATTTTTTTGAGAACAGTTTAAAAAAGTTACAAGATGACAATCAATAA
- a CDS encoding conjugal transfer protein, translated as MKQIMILSLVIVLGFSRLSAQGMPVYDNTNFLALGQQLIESAKQTSQLLQTVKFLQEQKERIEQVSQIIQQLKTVREIISNYEELYDTVRGDLQEILSSPYIDGDEVAVISESFNSLMDTALQDLQFMQDLLTSNYLEMTDAERLEILEAQRKRSREMIQEISLKKKRYLHIIDFRKVRESINGRPAQY; from the coding sequence ATGAAACAAATTATGATACTCAGCCTTGTTATTGTGCTGGGATTTTCCAGGCTGAGTGCCCAGGGGATGCCGGTCTACGACAACACCAACTTTTTGGCTCTTGGACAGCAGCTTATTGAATCTGCCAAACAGACTTCTCAGCTACTCCAAACGGTCAAATTTCTACAGGAACAAAAGGAGCGGATCGAACAGGTAAGTCAGATTATCCAACAACTGAAAACCGTACGGGAAATCATTTCCAATTACGAAGAACTTTACGATACGGTTCGGGGGGATTTACAGGAGATTCTTTCCTCACCCTACATTGATGGTGATGAAGTAGCGGTAATCAGCGAGTCTTTTAATTCCCTAATGGATACCGCCCTGCAGGATCTGCAATTCATGCAGGACCTGCTTACTAGTAATTATCTGGAGATGACCGATGCCGAGCGACTGGAAATCCTGGAGGCGCAGAGGAAGCGCTCCCGAGAAATGATCCAGGAGATCAGCCTTAAGAAAAAGCGCTACCTGCATATCATCGATTTTCGGAAGGTCAGGGAGTCTATTAACGGCCGGCCAGCTCAATACTAA